A window of Variovorax paradoxus genomic DNA:
GGCACCTCGGCCCAGTCGGCCACGCCGGTGTCGCAGGTCTGCAGCACCTTGAACCACAGCGTGCCCGGCGTGGCCGGCACCTTGCCGCGCAGCACGAATTCGGAGCGCTCGCTGCCGGGCAAGGCGTTGCCCGGGGTCTCGGCGGTCCAGCGCACTTCGCCGTCGCCGGCCTTCGTCACGTCGAGCTTCCAGCCCTTGCGTGCCTGGGCGTCGCTCAGTACGAAGCCCTTGGGCAGGCGCACGGCCAGCCCGGTGGTGGCCTTGGCGCCTTCGCAGGCGTGGCCGACGCGGAAGGCGGCGTTGTAGTCGCTGCCCACGGTGGCGCCACCCGGCGGCAGCGTCACGTGCGCCAGCGCGGCGGTGGTGCCGGCCAGCATGGCGCAGGCGGCGAGGGTTCGGAGGGTGGCGATGGCCATCGGTTTCGTCATGTCGCGGGTCCTTTGCGGTTGGAACGGGAAAGTCAAAGGTCGAACTTGAGTTCGGCCACGTAGGTGCGTTGCGGGTACGGGTGGAAGGCCCAGTACCTGTTGTTGTTCAGGTTGTCGATGCCGACGGCCGCGCTCCACTGGCGGTCGATCCGGTAGCGTATGCGCGCGTCGACCACGAAGAACTTCGAGAAGCCCATGTACGCGAAGCCGTTGGGGTCGCTGCCGTCGAGCGTGCCGTACTGCCTGCCGCTGTAGCGCGCGCCCACGGTGTAGCTCCAGTTGGCGTCGGGCCGGTAGGTGGCGAGCAGCGCGGCGCGCACCCGGGGCACGCGCGGCTGGTCGTGGCCGACGCTCGCGGGGAAGCCGCTGTTGGCGGTGATCTTCGAGCGCGTCAGCGTGAGGCTGCCGCTCAGGTCCAGCCCGCGCACGCCCACGTCGACCGCGTTCAGCGCCACCTCGAGCCCCCGCGTGCGGATGGCGTCGACGTTCTGCACCGTGCTCACCAGGTTGTTCAGCGCCTGGGTATAGAGCGCGTCCTTGGTGTTCTCGAAGAACAGCGTGGTGCGCAGCACGCCGTCGAGCCCCCAGCCCTTGAGGTCGCGCTCGGCGCTGAGCTCGGTGGTCCACGAGCGCTCGGGGCGCAGGTTCGGGTTGGTGTTGACGATCTGGTTGCCGTTGATCGAGCCTTGGTACAGCTCGCTGACCGTCGGCATGCGTACCGCGCGGCCGGTCGAGGCCTTGAACAGCCAGTCGGACGTGGCCTGCCAGGCGACCGCAGCCTTGGGCGAGTCGTAGCTGTTCTTGCGCGGCGCGAAGTTCAGCAGCGTGCTGGCGTTGCCGAGCTGGCCGCCGTAGGCTTCCCAGCGCTCATGGCGCAGGCCGAGCGTGGTCTTCCAGTCCTGCGCGAAGCGCCAGGTGTCCTGCACGTAGAGCGACTGCAGCCGGGTGTTGCCGTTGAAGGCCGAGAACGGCGATACCGGCGATCCGTTGATCCAGTCGAGCGTGTTGCCGACGCTGGTGCGCAGGCGCGCCGTGTCCTGCTGGAAACCGAAGTCGACCACGTGCGCGCCCACGCCTTCGGCCGAGCCAGTGGGCCGCCAGGTGCCCGCGGCCTTGAAGGTGTTCCAGCCCGAGCCGCCCATGTCGGTGGTGCGGCCTTGTCCTCCAAATGCAGCGCCGTTGAAGGCGCCGGGCAGCGGCGTGGTCGGCGTGCGCGAGGTGTCGCTCGAATAGTCGAACAGGCTGGCCGCCACCTCCCAGTCGAACACCCCGCCCGTGTGGCTCTTCACCGACAGGCCGTGCATGTAGTGGGTGAGCGCGGTCTCCGTCGGCGCCAGCGCGGCGCTCGGCGAATCGAGGTTGTAGGTGCGCCCGGCGATGTTCACCCGGCCGCCGTACACGGGCTGGCCGAGCGGATCGCGCAGGTAGGTGTCGACGCTGCCGTGCGTGGTGTTGTTCCAGGCGCCCAGCGTGTAGGTGGCGCGCACGGTCGGCGAGAAGTCGTACGCCACCTTGAGCTTGGCCTGTTCCTGCGTGGTGTCGTAGATGGTCGAGCCACCCACCAGCCACCAGGGCTGGTTCGACGGGTTCAGCCCCAGCACCGCGCCGGTCACCGGCGTGCCGGCGCTGCCCACGGTGCCGGCGCTCACCAGGCGGTTGCCGAACACCAGCGCCTGCCCCTTGCTGTGGGTGCGCGAGGCGCTGAGCCACCACGACCAGTCGCCGCTGCGGCTGCCCAGCGACATGTCGAGCTGCTGGCCGGCCGGCGACGAATGGCTGTTGTACAGGTCGAAGTTCGACGCGAAGCCGCTGAGCTTGACGTGCGCCTCCAGCTGCGTGGGCATGCGCGTCACGTAGTCGACCACCGCGCCCACCGAGTTGCCCGGGTACGCGGCCGAGAACGGCCCGTACAGCACGTCGACCCGCTCGATTTCTTCCGGCGACACCATGCCCCAGCGCGGCGCGTAGGTGGCGCCGTTGCCCAGCGGGTTCGACAGCATGATGCCGTCGGCATAGACCATCGAACGCGCGCTGTTGCCGGTGCCCGAGGCGCGCGTGGCCAGCACCGCATGGTTGAAGTCGCCGATGTAGCGCTTGCGCACCACCAGGCTCGGCAGGTACTTCAGCGCGTCTTCGCTGTCGGTGGCGTTGACCGTCTCGACGATCTGGTCGTGCGTCACGCCTTCGATGGTGGTCGGGATCTGCGCCGGCAGCGAGGTCGGCCGGCCGCCGGTCACGGTCACGGTGCTGAGGGCGCGGCCATTGTTGCCGGCGGTGTCAGGCGCGTCGGCGGCGGGCGCCTGCTGCGCCAGCGCGGTCGCGCCAAAGGGAAATGCCATGGCTATCGCCAGGGCGCGGGAATGCTTTTTCAAGAGGAACCTTCTCCATGAGACTTCAAGCCGGACAGGCCGCATGCGCACGCCGGGCGTGCGAATGCAGCTATCGTTTCGAGAGCGTCAGGAGAAGGTCGGGGGTCCGCGCGCCGGCAGCGGCGCGGCGGTGGCCGCGGCCAGGCGCGCGGCGGGAATGGACTGGACCACGCGGCCCAGCGGCAGGGGAAGATCGAAAGCCGGCGCCACCATGGCCGGCGGCGGGGCGCCGGTCAGCACGCACAGAGGGCAGTCCATGTGCGAGGCGCCGAGCTCGCGCGCGCCGTCTTCGGTGTGGACCACCACCTTGATGGGGCCGGCGCCGGAGCACACCAGTTCCATCGACTGCGGATGCACCAGCGGCGACGCCACCGCCACGCCCAGCGAGAGCACGAACCACAGCAGCACCCAGCGGCCGATGAGGCCGAGGGAGCGGGAGGGAAGGCGCAGCGCGTGCATGGCGGTCGCGATTATCGGCTCACTTTGCCCTTGGCGGCAGGGGCCTTGGCCGGCGCCTTGCCGGCGGCCTTGGCCGGGGCTTTCGCGCCCTTGGCTGCCGGCGCGGCCTTCGCTGCAGCCGGCCTGCCGCCCTTTGCCGCGGCAGCCGGTGCGCCCTTCTGGCCCTTCTGCGCGCGCTGCCCCTTCACGGCCTTGCCGCCATGCGCCCTGGGCGACGGCGACGGGGCCGCGAGCGCCGGCATCGGCACCGCCGTCTGCTCCTGCGCGTTGGTCAGCACCGGCGTCACGGTGAAGCCGCGCGCCGCCATCAGCGTGGGCAGCCCCTGCGGTCCGATCATGTGCAGCGCGCCGACCGCCGCGAACACGCCCTTGCCGCTGGCGTGCA
This region includes:
- a CDS encoding DUF2946 family protein, coding for MHALRLPSRSLGLIGRWVLLWFVLSLGVAVASPLVHPQSMELVCSGAGPIKVVVHTEDGARELGASHMDCPLCVLTGAPPPAMVAPAFDLPLPLGRVVQSIPAARLAAATAAPLPARGPPTFS
- a CDS encoding TonB-dependent receptor gives rise to the protein MAFPFGATALAQQAPAADAPDTAGNNGRALSTVTVTGGRPTSLPAQIPTTIEGVTHDQIVETVNATDSEDALKYLPSLVVRKRYIGDFNHAVLATRASGTGNSARSMVYADGIMLSNPLGNGATYAPRWGMVSPEEIERVDVLYGPFSAAYPGNSVGAVVDYVTRMPTQLEAHVKLSGFASNFDLYNSHSSPAGQQLDMSLGSRSGDWSWWLSASRTHSKGQALVFGNRLVSAGTVGSAGTPVTGAVLGLNPSNQPWWLVGGSTIYDTTQEQAKLKVAYDFSPTVRATYTLGAWNNTTHGSVDTYLRDPLGQPVYGGRVNIAGRTYNLDSPSAALAPTETALTHYMHGLSVKSHTGGVFDWEVAASLFDYSSDTSRTPTTPLPGAFNGAAFGGQGRTTDMGGSGWNTFKAAGTWRPTGSAEGVGAHVVDFGFQQDTARLRTSVGNTLDWINGSPVSPFSAFNGNTRLQSLYVQDTWRFAQDWKTTLGLRHERWEAYGGQLGNASTLLNFAPRKNSYDSPKAAVAWQATSDWLFKASTGRAVRMPTVSELYQGSINGNQIVNTNPNLRPERSWTTELSAERDLKGWGLDGVLRTTLFFENTKDALYTQALNNLVSTVQNVDAIRTRGLEVALNAVDVGVRGLDLSGSLTLTRSKITANSGFPASVGHDQPRVPRVRAALLATYRPDANWSYTVGARYSGRQYGTLDGSDPNGFAYMGFSKFFVVDARIRYRIDRQWSAAVGIDNLNNNRYWAFHPYPQRTYVAELKFDL